One window of Chitinophagales bacterium genomic DNA carries:
- a CDS encoding phage major capsid protein has product MSHTSQTSFEQTTDTVRGLLKDDPANKGIEFGKYKAPQKGSKTSIDLTNAVMRDMPEMVKALDAMRTGNGEERPVDISLSEFVNERYGFATADNSGVSEEFFRSIGLNPSRHTLQYMTQMSDNNEGYRWLVAEVLREPIRLGYRRNPLYPSIIAMEENIAQPSIKMPAIDMSDARVTKIGEAETIPTGTLAFNQKEVKLHKLGVGLKLTDEVIRYTSLNLLSIFMQDMGVQLAMGTDYHAVSVLINGDGNSNGAPVVGVASSGTLTYADILRMWIYMGAAGRMPQSILSNIDMAMTVLGLDQFSRRDYMRYGTSDTAGINLRTPVPQSANYDVHGAMPASNQIMLIDRNSSLIKFNSSALRMDTARIAERQLEGAYATLTTGFGILYRDGRVIIDKSLAYSSYGTPSWMDALALQAAAAYNEQ; this is encoded by the coding sequence ATGTCACATACGTCACAGACCAGTTTCGAGCAAACTACGGATACCGTCAGGGGGCTATTAAAAGATGACCCTGCCAATAAGGGCATTGAGTTCGGTAAGTATAAAGCACCGCAGAAAGGTTCTAAGACCTCGATTGATCTTACCAACGCTGTGATGCGCGATATGCCCGAAATGGTTAAGGCTTTGGACGCTATGCGTACCGGTAACGGTGAGGAAAGGCCTGTAGATATATCTTTATCGGAGTTCGTGAATGAACGCTATGGCTTTGCTACTGCTGACAATTCCGGGGTATCTGAGGAATTTTTCAGGTCTATCGGTTTGAACCCGTCACGTCACACGCTGCAGTATATGACGCAGATGAGTGACAACAATGAGGGTTACCGTTGGCTGGTGGCTGAGGTACTGCGTGAACCTATCAGGTTAGGTTATCGCCGTAATCCACTCTACCCAAGCATCATCGCTATGGAGGAGAACATCGCACAGCCGAGTATCAAAATGCCTGCTATTGACATGAGTGATGCTCGTGTCACTAAGATAGGTGAGGCTGAGACTATCCCTACGGGTACCCTGGCGTTTAACCAAAAAGAAGTTAAGCTGCACAAACTGGGTGTAGGTCTTAAGCTGACTGATGAGGTTATCCGTTATACATCGCTCAACCTGTTGTCTATATTTATGCAGGATATGGGCGTACAGTTGGCAATGGGTACTGACTACCATGCTGTGAGTGTTCTTATCAACGGTGATGGCAACTCTAACGGTGCGCCGGTTGTAGGTGTCGCATCCTCTGGTACGCTGACTTATGCCGACATACTCCGTATGTGGATATACATGGGGGCTGCTGGTCGTATGCCGCAAAGCATACTGTCTAACATAGACATGGCTATGACAGTACTTGGCTTGGATCAGTTCTCTAGGCGTGACTATATGCGCTACGGTACATCTGATACAGCGGGTATTAACTTGCGTACACCTGTTCCGCAGTCGGCTAACTATGACGTACACGGGGCTATGCCTGCGTCAAATCAGATAATGCTGATAGACCGCAACAGTTCGTTGATTAAGTTCAACTCATCTGCCCTGCGCATGGATACAGCGCGTATCGCAGAACGTCAACTGGAAGGCGCATACGCTACGTTGACTACAGGTTTCGGTATACTGTACCGTGACGGTCGTGTTATCATAGACAAGTCACTGGCGTATAGTTCTTACGGTACACCGTCTTGGATGGATGCCCTGGCATTGCAAGCGGCTGCTGCCTACAATGAGCAGTAA